Sequence from the Phragmites australis chromosome 6, lpPhrAust1.1, whole genome shotgun sequence genome:
agatggtTTCTCAACAAAGATCACTTAGGTAGACTacattttttctgaatttttctctaTCTTCCTCTGGGCTTCCTGGACTGGACCCGTGCTGCAGCCCCCCAACACGAgccctggatccgcccctgtaggtagtgtttggttactCGTATGGGAGATGATTTTGTATGGGATGGTTCAGCTGGATGGCCTGGTACATATctggtgtttggttggttgtatagGATAATACAtatttctgtttggttggttgtatggAATGAAATGACTTAGTAGAAGGTTTTGTTTAGTTGCCTGAATTTGTAGAGTGATCacatcaaattgaattaaaaaaagaatatcatatgaaatgataaaaaaatatataaatggagcattacaaaggaacacacttttcaccatataacataggactgaaaataattttagaaattagtccattatataagaaaaatattagttaatttttctagatttttggtaATTTATTCGATGCcataacaattattagaagttataaaagtagtttttttagaattttagtttaaattctaagcatgtttttggatgaatctaattaaaataagttgcacatggattatgaaacacgtgtaaaaaattctagaatttttagaacaACAGAAGACTACTGTTTTGGAGCAATATAAGTTCTAAAGTTTTGGAGCTAGTGAGTACTGTTCACATAAGATTACTCAGTCTTGTACAGGGTGTGGTGCGGCCGATTTTGGTGTACCGGCTGGTTTAGGATCTTAGAAGAATATGTTTGGAATCTATACAACCTGGTCCTAGATAAGTTCGTTCCATTCAGGCATCCAAACGCGAGGACGAGATCTCATCCGGGATGATTCCATGTAGGCTCACGCTCGTACGTCCAACCAAATACAACCTTATATATCAGATACACATAATTCATGCACATTCACATGTATCGTGGTCAATAATTTATACACATTCTCATTATGTTAGAATTCACAGATCAGATTATAGAATGCAAGATATGTACAGTACAATTGTTCCATAGTCACATTTTTTAATTGACGTTGTCATGAAACACGCCTATTGAGGTgacaatattttttaagatgaagtAACACATATTTTTGTGGATTTTATTGAGCTTAGAATCATGAAGCTACCTTGGCATATTGACCTAAATAATTAAATTTCTCATTCATGAAGCTTCTTAGATCCCATCTAAATCTAATAAATTAAACCTCAAATTGAATTAAGATTTGGGATCTCTACATGAAGATGTTGCTAAATTCAAATGGATCTTTTCCATGTATCAAGAATTATATCTAAAATTCAAGCCCTAGACCAAACTAACCATGAATCTAGGATAAACTAATCATGAATCTAGATCTAAAGTAAGTAATCAATAAGCTAGGTAGACCACTTACCTTAATCCTCCTCCATACCCTCCTCCAAAATCTGCCCCTATAGCACGAAAAAGTAGCATAATGAAGGAGCACCTAAGCAATCATTGTTTAAACCGCTGCTGCTCTGTCTAAATAGTGATGCTAGAAGAAGAAGGCTACTAAATAGGAATGGCATTATCACAGTTGATTAAGAAGAAAGTCCAACTGTGATAATGCCTCCACATGATCCCAGTCGATTTGTAACTGAAACTGATTAGAGAAAAGGTATTATTACAATCGGTTCATGATACAAATCGATTGGGATAATGCTCCATATTTTCCCAATTGGTTTCTTGATACTGCCGACTATGATAAACTGGCGTCCCGTGGAGCGAAAAATTGACTAGAATAATTAATTTCAACAGTGATTTTTTGAAACCGACTGCAATAGCCGATTTTGAACCAACTGCGCTTTTGTTGTTTGTAGTAGTATGTAGTGAGCCTATGAAAGAATTCTGCTTTAAATTTGAGCGatttttttctttagtgaaGCAAACTTGGCGGGGTGTCTTGACCAGATATTAAATTGCTCTTTGGATTGTGTGTCTTTTAAATTTGTTTTGTGGGTAAAGATACCAGTTTAAGGATATTTGAGGTGATGTTTGGATTTAAGGATTTCTCTAACTAATGGCCGACATATTTGCAGAGCTAACCTTCTATACAATAGAACCTACATTATCTttgttttttcatttatttataattttgatTGAAAAATGTTTTCTTTAAATGTATATTACTCTCTAAAtgtcctttattttttttacatttgcATTAAAGTATGTGTGTTCTTCACTTGTCTGTTGATAAATAGGTCACAGTTAGCTATCTACATCTTTTGGTCAACTTTTTAAGTTGATTAATCTATACTGAGCTATATTACGATTTATTGATTGTGAACCAATCTTAATCAAAGGCCATCAAATAAAAAGGCTAGATGTTCTCTTTTTAGATTTTGTAGGCTATTCCTATTTTTCCTTGGTGATTGTGTAGACGTAGGAAatggttttttttccttttaagtcAATCAGTTAGCCCATATGGGAGCGGTCACGTCACAATACAGTTATATATATCAGAAGATTTCCTTTTAACTTCCCTCTTTTGAAATCAAATCATGAATTCATTATGTGTCATCATAAAATTGCCAGAGTCCATGTACCGCCTCCGCAGAGCTACGAGTGGGTCATGTTATGACTTTTGTTTGCTCGATGACTATGCCTACTTAGTTGAAGATCCCATCGACgaagaaatttgaatatgtgTGAAATATAACTTAGAATTTGATAAAGTGTTGGAATCTAATATGAGTGTTGAAATCCAacttaaattcaaaatattcggatcgataaaaaaaatagatacagGTGTCCAAATAACAAACGACTATAGCATGCCAGCTGCTCCTTCCACCGCGCGCGAATTGATCGCCAAGCCAAAACTCCTTCCGTCCCTGCGCTACTCGGCCGGCCTCGATCGAGCATTGTCTCCCCGACGCCGACGCACGCGCCGTCCACTTCACGCGCCCGtggttatttttttttcatggccGACGTGGAGCCAGCGCGCTCCGCCTCACACGAAAGCGCCGCGCGGCCGGTCCACAAGTACGTGCGCTGAAGCTGCCGGGGCACTGTCACCGACGAGAGGGCCCGGGATATGCGGGCCCACACGTCGGTGCACCGGGTGGAAGCGGGAGGGCCGGAGCGCGTCCACGTAACGGGGCTCGGCGCCTTTGGATGGCGCCGGCGAACGCGTGGTCACCGTGGCGGCCACGCCGGCGGGCTCCCGGCCGTGGGATCTGCAGCGGTTGGACGGCTGGTACGCGGCGGCTAAAACCCCAAACCCCAGAGACGTGTCGGGGCCATAAATGCGGTCGCTGGGAGCTGGTTTTACCGCCGAGGCCCCTTCCGTGCTACGAAATCACGTGCTAACCCCTATCGCCGTGCACCTGCGCTGCGCAGGGACTTGAACGTTAATGACCAGATGTTCGTGTGTAATTTTTAGAACTCTCGAGGTGTTGATCGGTGAAAGGCAGAAAGCTCTCTTGGTCCATACAAGCAAGCAGCCAAGCAACGAGGAGAGAAAGGATCACAGGGCAGGGGATAGGGAGGGAGAAGCAGAGCACGCGCAAGCGAGAGGGAGGCGGAGATAGAGTGAGAGAGAATGCAGGAGCAGGCGGCGAGCTCGCTGCCTTCCAGCAGCGAGAGGTCGTCCAGCTCCGCGCATCACATGGACATGGAGATGGAGGTCAAGGAAGGCAGGCTCCAGCTCTTGTTAAACTGTTTCCCGttgctttttttttggttcagCGCCCCAGTTCTTGGATTTCCTCTGTGTTATACGTTCCATTTGGTGTTCTTTGGATTCACGTACGCATGACAGGTTCTTGAAAAGCACGGAGCCTGTTCTTGAAAAGCACGCGCGGAGGATTCTGTTCTTTTCGATGACTGAGGATTTTCGTGTCCATGTCAGATAACCATATTGTCCGTGCGGGCACCACCGAGATCTCGATTCTTGGTTTGCTGAATTTTTTAGCTTGAACCGCAGGGATGGAGAGTGATGAGGAGATAAGGAGGGTGCCGGAGCTGGGCCTGGAGCTGCCGGGCGGTACTTCCACGTCTGGCAGGGAGGCCGGCCCCGGAGGCCCCGAGCGCGGCCAGTCGTCCACGGCGCAGGCCAGCGCGCGCCGCCGCGTACGTAGCCCCGCGGACAAGGAGCACAAGCGCCTCAAAAGGTGTGATATTTGTAGTAGTACTACACCACTAGTTGTATAATTAATCGCCTATGAGCAAGTATAATTAATCATCACCTGTGTGCAAGTATAATTAATCAGGATATAATCTACTGCTCCACAATACTAGGTCTATAGGTGGTACGGAATTTAGTTTGGTATGGAAGAAGGTATGAGTCACGGGTCTAAAATTCGATTGGCCCATTTGATGAGCCATGCATATTTTGGATTCAGTGGTGGACCATATTGAATCCACATCAGTGCTAGGTCCTGTTTAGATAAGAAAAGAATGCTTGTCGAGCTAGATGGTTGGAGGGCCATGCTTCACAAACATGAACCGAAATGCGGATCGAGCTTGTTAAGTAAGATTGTTAGAAAATGATGCTCAATTTGTTGGAATTGTTTCTTTTTTAGGGGCAACgataggaaaggtgattgaaatAAAGTTGAAGCCTGCTGAAATGAAGCAATGTGTTGGACTATGTATCTCTGTGCAGCTTTGCCTCTAACTTTCATGACTTTGAACGTTGCGTGATGTGCTAACTGCTCATCTAAATAGTTAGGTGGGTTACAATACAAGTGGAGTGCGGAAAGAAAAGCAGAAAACAGTTGTGGACACATCATATATACTAATAGCATCTGTATGGGTCCCACAACTCTTGTGATGCAAcgaactaaaaaaatatactctTGTGATGCAAACATTGGATTTGGAGTGCTACTGAGATAGCTGTCAATATTTAACTACTTCCATCTAATCTTGTAATAGGTCAGTCAAGTTGTCTATATTCGagtgaatatatatacataatcatcTATACAGTATGTAGGATATTACTTTAACTGAGAGTTCGAACAtatatacatcgtgtgtctagTTTTATGTTCGATTTTTGATTCATGAAGGTAACGTCGTTATTTTTTGGAcacattattaaaaataaatccTCAATAGTTGATGTGCCAGTTAGGGGTCTTCAGGACCGACTATATCTCGAGTGCACATCGGCACTGGATTCTCCGACGACGGTTTCTACGACCACTTTAGGCCAACAACGATCACCCTTAAATCGCCCCTAGCCAGATCGGAGATCACATTCGGAACTATGATCTTCCACTGGGACCATCAAGGTGAATTGATCCATACCGGTATTATTGAGTCCAgaccattggacgcataccatGAGGTGAGACATCTTGGGTGGGATCCTAGGGAGCCCAATGTTCTCAagtgcatggacaccgacagtgATGAAGGTGGTGACGATGATTCCACTGccagccagagcagccgaacagatcgattcgtgtttatggccAAGAGAGCTGGTATTCCACTTGCTGACCCAATGGCAGTAGATCCAAATATCGTGGTGAACAATGGCACGAAGATTCCCAAGGATCCAGCAATGGTAGCCGTCTCTCATGGTACCAGCGTTGCTGGCGATAAGCTACCAGAGCATATGCAGTTGGAACCttacatgtcattgacacaatTCTCTATCGACGGACCGCAGGAGGTCAGGTACCTCTTGGTCTTCAATAACGACTTTCGATAGGCACACCTCCACCGCTAGCGGCTCAAAGATCGAGGGACGAGCTCTCTTAGAACAGCAACCACGGAGCAACATCATCTTCCGGAGTTGGATCCAGtgaatcctttaacccctatggttaacCAGGTCAGGATCCTACTCGATACGACctagatccaagttgctcgagcgAACAATCCTAGCAACTCTAGGTGCCCCAGCTGACAAGATGTCAGCTTGAGGAGCCACAGACGCGAATATCCCCAACTCGAAGGATCCAAGATAGGAAGCTCAGGTGATCGAGCCTGAGCGCCACTTTGCGGGACCAACTGCAACTACCTTATCCATAGGTGCAGGAATCAGGGAGATCTGAGGAATCGCATTCTCTACAATCGGCATAATCTACGTACAATGATAGACAACTGCCATGAGGATGACCGGTGTCATTATGATCGCAGATCTCtaggacgagatggtcgacgtgactcccctgctcgaaaGAACAGATGCAATAGTCCTCTCCCAACTTCTCTTGAAGAATTGGATGGAGGCTGCAAAGCTTTCATATACGAGCCTACGTCGATACGATGACCCAAGAAGTTCAAGGCGGGCCCAATCCAGAACTATAATGGGAAGATGaaccccaacgagtggttacagatctataccacggtTATTTGAGCAGCGGACGGCGACAACAAGGTAATGGCTAATTATCTACTGATCGCGCTCGATGGACCTGTCGGGTCCTGGTTGTTAAACCTACCTCCTAACTCGATCTGATCGTGGCTGAGTTGAAGGCTCGattcatagccaacttccaaggcacattcgagcgacCAAGAACGGAGAACgatctccatcagctgaaccaGGGTGAGGACGAATCACTCTGAGATTTCATTCACCAGTTCAGCGACAGGCGTAATACGATCCtagacatctccgatgagtcagTCATCATCGTCTTCAAGCGAGGCGTCTCGGACACAGATTTGCTCGAAAGATTCACACAGTCGaagagctcttcgagttggTCGACAAGTGTGCAAAGCAAGCGGAAGCCCAGGTACGCACCAAAAATTCTCGATCTGGTAAGGACAAGTtcgagtcctcgaagaacggGGGAAGAAGATCAAACCCGGCAACAAGTGTAAGGGTCCAGATACGACCATAGCTGTGGTCGACATGAGCAAGTCGCGCAACAttagggacaacaaaggcctgagTCGAGGTGATGGGaggtggtgtcccatccatcggaccAGCCAACACGACTTCGACGAATACATATCATCAGAAACAAGGTCGACGAAAAGCTCAATGCCACTGCTGCTGAGCATAACAGCAAATAGGCCAAGCCGAACATTAACGGTGACGAGCTCGAATTCCATGAGACCGATCAAAGTCTAgcacacatcttcagaggatccTCCGCATATGAATCTAAAAGGTAGTACAAGGTAATCGAACGACAGATCAATTCGGCTCTGACTAGGCCTATTCGATACTTCAAGCGGTCGGAGGTCTCGATTACCTTTAATCAAGTTGACCATCCAACTGTGGTTCCACATCCTAGTTGATACTCGGTTGTGGTCCAAccgactatcctcaacatcaaagtcgCCCGAACTTTGGTCGACGGGGGTAGTTTGCTTAACTTCATCTTTACCAAGACCCTAGACAAGATGAGAGTTTAGAGGTCGGAGCTTAAGGCGGGAGTCGAACCTTTCCATGGTATAACCCCCAACTTATCGACCATACCCCTAGGTCAGATCAAGTTGCCGGTTACGTTTGGCACGCTTGACAACTTCTGGATAGAGAAACTTACCTTCGATGTTGCGGACTTCGAGATGGCGTACAGTGTGATCCTGAGCCGCCTAATGCTAGGCAAGTTCAAAGCCGtggtgcattatgcataccagatgctcaagatcccgggtcccaaaggggtcataactgtcaGGGGAGACCAACGCGTGACGGTCAAGTGTGACAAGCAGAgtctggatatggtcgaacactttaGTTGAGCGACAATCACTTCTAAAGACGCGAATTCCAAGCgtcagaagcatcaagccaccattgagatcaaggactccaagcttgtaAGTCTTGCTGACACCTCCAAGTCTAATGATGCCGCCGAGGGTGGGACCAACGACAGCGTTAGCGACAAAAAGATTGATGGTGCCGTCAAGGTGATACCCCTCTCGACCTATCTGAACTGACCAAgacggttaaggttggggctaacctcgaccccaaataggaattcgAACTCATCACTTTCCTCAGGGCAAGCCAAGACGTATTCGTGTGGCAACCGT
This genomic interval carries:
- the LOC133922435 gene encoding transcription factor HY5-like; translation: MQEQAASSLPSSSERSSSSAHHMDMEMEVKEGMESDEEIRRVPELGLELPGGTSTSGREAGPGGPERGQSSTAQASARRRVRSPADKEHKRLKRLLRNRVSAQQARERKKAYLTDLEVKVNDLEKKNSEMEERFTTLQNENQMLRQILKNTTVSRRGPGSTASGEGQ